Proteins from a genomic interval of Pecten maximus chromosome 13, xPecMax1.1, whole genome shotgun sequence:
- the LOC117341340 gene encoding growth hormone secretagogue receptor type 1-like, which translates to MEAFGNNSILSVFNETNENQLNQSITTVGNLENDSQNTSTEVPPVGGNDILLNILEVLQHANYVLLPTMLIFGLTGNTLTIIIMTSRRYAHLTSRLLLIALALSDTLLLLTQPFNKIFVIKMTGIDLRALSDIGCKIYFFLFRTSKMTSSWFVVLLCIERFIAVWFPFRAKVICTQRNTLLSISTVYVVIGTYNAVWGQWSSIVNGRCHPDGYDANDPGDKDMFGRFLIGGCNLYSFIPTAIMVILTPLIIKKLLDHKKKRKAIASQKNKQDETRITFMLLGIVTAFIILILPVTFLHLFSFLIGVRAFGQNPNGFLIFRDVTQILEQVNYAINFVLYVTTSKQFRSGLADLFYCRGTNYLQGYGSKMSSYNSRRKLPSSYIASADSESGLSNKASVTTDCSGANVKDQSLPKVLPCVEYP; encoded by the coding sequence ATGGAAGCATTTGGCAACAATTCCATACTCTCGGTATTTAACGAGACAAACGAGAACCAACTCAACCAGTCCATCACAACTGTAGGGAACCTCGAAAATGATAGCCAGAACACGTCGACGGAAGTGCCTCCCGTCGGAGGGAACGATATTCTGCTGAATATCCTCGAGGTTCTACAACATGCCAACTACGTCCTGTTACCGACGatgctgatatttggcctgaCAGGAAACACACTCACGATTATCATCATGACCAGCCGACGATACGCCCACCTCACCTCGCGCCTTCTCCTGATAGCGCTTGCCCTTTCCGACACACTTTTACTTTTGACACAGCCATTCAACAAAATCTTCGTTATCAAGATGACCGGGATAGACTTAAGAGCTCTCTCTGATATCGGCTGCAAGATTTACTTTTTCCTGTTTAGAACGAgcaaaatgacgtcatcatggTTCGTGGTCTTGCTCTGCATTGAGCGATTCATTGCTGTCTGGTTCCCCTTTCGTGCTAAGGTGATTTGCACCCAGAGGAATACCTTATTGTCCATCAGTACGGTTTATGTCGTAATCGGGACATACAACGCCGTTTGGGGCCAGTGGTCATCCATCGTGAACGGACGATGTCACCCAGACGGTTACGACGCTAACGACCCCGGGGACAAGGATATGTTTGGGCGATTTCTCATCGGGGGATGCAACTTGTATTCCTTCATACCGACCGCTATCATGGTAATACTGACCCCTCTCATCATCAAGAAACTTTTGGATCATAAGAAAAAAAGGAAGGCGATTGCAAGTCAGAAGAACAAACAAGACGAAACCCGAATCACGTTCATGTTACTGGGGATTGTTACAGCCTTTATCATCCTGATCTTACCGGTTACCTTCTTGCACCTcttttcatttttgattggcgTAAGGGCATTCGGTCAGAATCCAAACGGCTTTCTCATCTTCAGGGACGTCACGCAGATTTTGGAACAGGTAAACTACGCCATTAACTTCGTACTCTACGTAACAACTTCGAAGCAGTTCCGGAGCGGACTGGCAGATCTGTTTTACTGCAGAGGGACCAACTATCTACAAGGATATGGGTCCAAAATGAGTTCGTACAACAGTCGAAGAAAGCTGCCCTCAAGTTACATTGCCTCGGCTGATTCTGAATCGGGCTTGAGTAACAAAGCCAGCGTCACTACTGATTGCAGCGGAGCAAATGTAAAGGACCAAAGCCTTCCGAAAGTACTACCCTGTGTGGAATATCCATGA